In Streptomyces asoensis, a single genomic region encodes these proteins:
- a CDS encoding cupin domain-containing protein produces the protein MDLSEVEPNTRRGGDLRAMLTPATVGATSGFMGLALIQPGDRIAEHYHPYSEEFVYVVCGQLEVDLDGEPHPLQPEQGLLIPLNVRHRFRNVGKVEARMVFHLGPLAPSPPLGHVDTEETVAEPVVVGAEAAGGRQVRS, from the coding sequence GTGGATCTCAGCGAGGTCGAGCCCAACACCCGGCGCGGCGGCGACCTGCGCGCCATGCTCACCCCCGCCACGGTCGGCGCCACCAGCGGTTTCATGGGCCTCGCCCTCATCCAGCCCGGCGACCGCATCGCTGAGCACTACCACCCGTACTCCGAGGAGTTCGTGTACGTCGTGTGCGGGCAGCTCGAGGTGGACCTGGACGGCGAGCCGCACCCGCTCCAGCCGGAGCAGGGGCTGCTGATCCCGCTCAACGTGCGCCACCGCTTCCGCAACGTCGGCAAGGTGGAGGCCCGGATGGTCTTCCACCTCGGCCCGCTGGCCCCGAGCCCGCCGCTGGGCCACGTCGACACCGAGGAGACCGTCGCCGAGCCCGTGGTCGTCGGGGCCGAGGCGGCCGGTGGACGTCAGGTCCGGTCATGA
- a CDS encoding beta-ketoacyl-[acyl-carrier-protein] synthase family protein → MTRRVAVTGIGIVAPGGIGVPAFWSLLAAGRTATRAITFFDPAGLRSRIAAECDFDPAAHGLDARDVERCDRYIQFALVAGDEAVRDAGLDLAAENPWRVGVSLGTAVGGTTRLEKDYVLVSNRGQRWDVDHREAAPDLHRAFTPSTLASTVAERFGARGPVQTVSTGCTSGLDAVGYAFHTVEEGRADICIAGASDSPISPITMACFDAIKATSPNNDDPAHASRPFDADRDGFVMGEGGAVLVLEELEHARARGAHVYCELGGYATFGNAYHMTGLTSEGLEMARAIEDALDHARIDAGSIDYVNAHGSGTKQNDRHETAAVKRVLGPHAYDTPMSSIKSMVGHSLGAIGAIELVACVLALANQVVPPTANYETPDPECDLDYVPRVARERKLSSVLSVGSGFGGFQSAVVMNRPREKTR, encoded by the coding sequence ATGACGAGACGAGTGGCGGTCACCGGCATAGGCATCGTCGCCCCGGGCGGCATAGGCGTACCGGCGTTCTGGAGCCTTCTGGCGGCCGGACGCACGGCGACGCGTGCCATCACGTTCTTCGACCCGGCCGGTCTGCGCTCACGGATCGCCGCCGAGTGCGACTTCGACCCGGCGGCCCACGGGCTGGACGCGCGCGACGTCGAACGCTGCGACCGCTACATCCAGTTCGCCCTGGTCGCGGGCGACGAGGCGGTACGGGACGCCGGTCTCGACCTGGCCGCCGAGAATCCCTGGCGGGTCGGCGTCTCCCTGGGCACGGCGGTCGGCGGCACCACCCGGCTGGAGAAGGACTACGTCCTGGTCAGCAATCGCGGTCAGCGCTGGGACGTCGACCACCGCGAGGCGGCGCCGGACCTGCACCGCGCGTTCACGCCCAGCACCCTCGCGTCCACGGTGGCGGAGCGGTTCGGGGCGCGCGGCCCGGTGCAGACCGTCTCCACGGGCTGCACCTCCGGGCTCGACGCCGTCGGATACGCCTTCCACACCGTGGAGGAGGGCCGGGCCGACATCTGCATCGCCGGCGCCTCGGACTCGCCGATCTCCCCGATCACCATGGCGTGCTTCGACGCGATCAAGGCCACCTCGCCGAACAACGACGACCCGGCCCACGCCTCACGTCCCTTCGACGCCGACCGTGACGGGTTCGTCATGGGCGAGGGCGGCGCCGTGCTCGTACTGGAGGAGCTGGAGCACGCGAGGGCCCGCGGCGCCCACGTCTACTGCGAGCTCGGCGGGTACGCCACGTTCGGCAACGCGTACCACATGACCGGCCTGACCAGCGAGGGACTGGAGATGGCCCGGGCCATCGAGGACGCCCTCGACCACGCCCGGATCGACGCAGGCTCGATCGACTACGTCAACGCGCACGGGTCGGGCACCAAGCAGAACGACCGTCACGAGACCGCCGCGGTGAAGCGGGTCCTGGGCCCGCACGCCTACGACACCCCCATGAGCTCCATCAAGTCGATGGTGGGTCACTCCCTCGGCGCGATCGGAGCGATCGAACTCGTCGCCTGCGTACTGGCCCTGGCCAACCAGGTGGTACCGCCGACCGCGAACTACGAGACCCCCGACCCCGAGTGCGACCTGGACTACGTCCCGCGCGTGGCCCGCGAGCGCAAGCTCTCCAGCGTCCTTTCGGTGGGCAGCGGGTTCGGCGGCTTCCAGTCCGCGGTGGTCATGAACCGGCCGAGGGAGAAGACACGATGA
- a CDS encoding beta-ketoacyl synthase N-terminal-like domain-containing protein: MSEPHARRAAVTGIGVVAPNGASTETFWKSTREGISVLDRVTREGCEELPLRVAGQVRDFDPSAAIEERFLVQTDRFTHFAMAAADLALDDAQLHRPETDAAPFSVGVVTAAGSGGGEFGQRELQQLWGKGSRFVGPYQSIAWFYAASTGQISIRRGFKGPCSVVAADEAGGLDALAHAARAVRRGTDVIVAGATEAPIAPYSVVCQLGYDELSTVDDPTRAYRPFTTAACGFVPAEGGAMAVVEAESTARARGARVRARLAGHAATFTGASRWEESRQGLAEAVRGALAEAGCAPEEIDVVFADALGVPEADRAEALAITDALGAHGRRVPVTAPKTGIGRGYCAAPLMDVAAAVLTMEHGVIPPTPNVFDICHDLDLVTGRARTAEVRTALVLSRGLMGSNAALVLRHGATDAS, from the coding sequence ATGAGCGAACCCCATGCTCGGCGCGCGGCGGTCACGGGAATCGGTGTGGTCGCGCCCAACGGAGCCAGTACCGAGACGTTCTGGAAGTCCACCCGGGAGGGCATCAGCGTCCTCGACCGGGTGACCCGCGAGGGCTGTGAGGAGCTGCCGCTGCGGGTGGCGGGCCAGGTGCGCGACTTCGACCCGTCGGCCGCGATCGAGGAGCGCTTCCTGGTCCAGACCGACCGGTTCACGCACTTCGCGATGGCCGCGGCCGACCTCGCGCTGGACGACGCCCAGCTGCACCGGCCCGAGACCGACGCCGCGCCGTTCTCCGTGGGCGTGGTCACCGCGGCGGGCTCCGGCGGCGGCGAGTTCGGACAGCGCGAGCTCCAGCAGCTGTGGGGCAAGGGCAGCCGGTTCGTCGGCCCGTACCAGTCCATCGCCTGGTTCTACGCCGCCAGCACCGGCCAGATCTCCATCCGCCGCGGCTTCAAGGGACCCTGCTCGGTCGTCGCCGCCGACGAGGCCGGCGGTCTGGACGCCCTCGCGCACGCGGCGCGGGCCGTGCGGCGCGGCACCGACGTGATCGTGGCCGGGGCGACCGAGGCCCCGATCGCGCCGTACTCGGTGGTGTGCCAGCTCGGCTACGACGAGCTGAGCACGGTCGACGACCCGACCCGCGCCTACCGTCCGTTCACCACCGCCGCCTGCGGGTTCGTGCCCGCCGAGGGCGGCGCCATGGCGGTGGTGGAGGCGGAGTCCACAGCCCGGGCGCGTGGCGCGCGGGTGCGGGCCCGGCTGGCCGGACACGCGGCGACCTTCACCGGGGCCTCCCGCTGGGAGGAGTCGAGGCAAGGGCTCGCCGAGGCCGTACGCGGAGCCCTCGCGGAGGCCGGCTGCGCCCCGGAGGAGATCGACGTGGTCTTCGCCGACGCCCTCGGGGTCCCGGAGGCAGACCGGGCCGAGGCGCTGGCGATCACCGACGCCCTCGGCGCCCACGGCAGGCGGGTGCCCGTCACCGCGCCGAAGACCGGGATCGGCCGCGGCTACTGCGCGGCGCCCCTGATGGACGTGGCGGCGGCGGTGCTCACGATGGAGCACGGCGTGATCCCGCCCACCCCGAACGTGTTCGACATCTGCCACGACCTCGATCTCGTGACCGGCCGGGCCCGTACCGCCGAGGTGCGCACGGCACTGGTCCTGAGCCGGGGACTCATGGGGTCGAACGCGGCGCTGGTGCTGCGGCACGGCGCCACCGACGCCTCGTGA
- a CDS encoding acyl carrier protein, with protein sequence MTDRITVEELAGLLKKAAGVTVPPAELTERADGGFDELGVDSLGLLGIVGELENRYGIAMPPDAERCKTPREFLDLVNSTLPTGA encoded by the coding sequence ATGACGGACCGCATCACTGTGGAAGAGCTGGCTGGTCTGCTGAAGAAGGCCGCGGGGGTCACCGTCCCGCCGGCCGAGCTCACGGAGCGGGCGGACGGCGGCTTCGACGAACTGGGTGTCGACTCGCTGGGTCTGCTCGGCATCGTCGGCGAGCTGGAGAACCGGTACGGCATCGCGATGCCGCCGGACGCCGAGCGCTGCAAGACCCCCAGGGAGTTCCTCGACCTGGTGAACAGCACCCTGCCGACAGGAGCCTGA
- a CDS encoding SRPBCC family protein, with protein MTGHTQNEITIAAPLDLVWEVTNDLENWPRLFSEYASVEILSREGRRTTFRLTMHPDENGTVWSWVSEREPDRDTLTVKARRVETGPFAHMDIHWRYEEVPAGTRMVWTQDFAMKPEAPVDDEWMTDNINRNSKVQLALIRDRIEKTAAERGATPGLTG; from the coding sequence ATGACCGGACACACGCAGAACGAGATCACCATCGCGGCACCCCTGGACCTGGTCTGGGAGGTGACCAACGACCTGGAGAACTGGCCCCGCCTGTTCAGCGAGTACGCCTCCGTGGAGATCCTCTCCCGCGAGGGGCGCCGTACGACGTTCCGGCTGACCATGCACCCGGACGAGAACGGCACGGTGTGGAGCTGGGTCTCGGAGCGCGAGCCGGACCGCGACACGCTCACCGTCAAGGCCCGCAGGGTCGAGACGGGGCCGTTCGCCCACATGGACATCCACTGGCGGTACGAGGAGGTACCGGCCGGCACGCGGATGGTCTGGACGCAGGACTTCGCGATGAAGCCCGAGGCGCCGGTCGACGACGAGTGGATGACCGACAACATCAACCGCAACTCCAAGGTCCAGCTGGCCCTGATCCGGGACCGCATCGAGAAGACCGCCGCCGAGCGCGGCGCCACCCCCGGTCTGACCGGCTGA
- a CDS encoding TcmI family type II polyketide cyclase: MHQALIVARMAPGSAPDIAKVFEESDRGELPRLVGVHRRSLFQFGDVYMHLIESERDPGPAIAKVVGHPEFRDVSERLASYVSAYDPETWRSPKDAMAQRFYLWEREPAG, translated from the coding sequence ATGCACCAGGCACTGATCGTCGCCCGGATGGCCCCGGGATCGGCCCCCGACATCGCCAAGGTGTTCGAGGAGTCCGACCGGGGGGAGCTGCCGCGGCTCGTCGGGGTGCACCGGCGCAGCCTCTTCCAGTTCGGCGACGTCTACATGCACCTGATCGAGTCCGAGCGCGATCCGGGACCCGCCATCGCCAAGGTCGTCGGGCACCCCGAGTTCCGTGACGTCAGCGAGCGGCTGGCCTCCTACGTCAGCGCGTACGACCCCGAGACCTGGCGTTCCCCGAAGGACGCCATGGCGCAGCGCTTCTACCTCTGGGAGCGCGAGCCGGCCGGCTGA
- a CDS encoding methyltransferase, with translation MTTAQSAPPPSMRLRELAFGAACAAALRAAARLGVADALGDAPMPVEDIAAAVKTEPRPLRRLMRALSCYGVFTECPDGTFEHTDVSRLLREDDPNSLRAITLWCTEPWTWDAWPLLDEAVRTGGNVVEGLYGKEFFPYLNEDAPESADVFNRAMTTSSVQSARDVAEFLDLSGSASVADIGGGQGHVVASLLDKYPAMRGTLLDLPRVVENAVPRLLPGGDLAGRARVVPGDVRTAVPVKADVYVIKNILEWDDESTARTLRNVREAGGPGTRVVVIENLVDDTPSMRFSTAMDLLLLLNVGGAKHTTRSMVDRLTEAGLVIDDISPVNPYLHAFDCHVDG, from the coding sequence ATGACGACCGCCCAGTCCGCCCCTCCGCCGTCCATGCGGCTGCGTGAACTCGCCTTCGGGGCGGCCTGCGCCGCCGCCCTGCGCGCCGCCGCCCGGCTGGGCGTCGCCGACGCCCTCGGCGACGCCCCCATGCCGGTGGAGGACATCGCGGCCGCGGTGAAGACCGAACCGCGCCCGCTGCGGCGCCTGATGCGGGCCCTGTCCTGCTACGGCGTCTTCACCGAGTGCCCGGACGGAACGTTCGAGCACACCGACGTCTCCCGGCTGCTGCGCGAGGACGACCCCAACAGCCTGCGGGCCATCACCCTGTGGTGCACCGAGCCGTGGACCTGGGACGCCTGGCCGCTGCTCGACGAGGCGGTGCGCACCGGCGGCAACGTGGTGGAAGGCCTCTACGGCAAGGAGTTCTTCCCCTACCTCAACGAGGACGCCCCGGAGTCGGCCGACGTCTTCAACCGCGCCATGACCACCTCCAGCGTGCAGTCGGCACGCGACGTCGCGGAGTTCCTCGACCTGTCGGGGAGCGCCTCGGTCGCGGACATCGGCGGCGGCCAGGGGCACGTGGTGGCCAGCCTGCTGGACAAGTACCCCGCGATGCGCGGCACGCTGCTCGACCTGCCCCGGGTCGTGGAGAACGCGGTGCCGCGCCTGCTCCCGGGCGGCGACCTCGCCGGCCGCGCGCGCGTGGTGCCCGGCGACGTCCGCACGGCCGTCCCGGTGAAGGCCGACGTCTACGTCATCAAGAACATCCTGGAGTGGGACGACGAGAGCACCGCCCGCACGCTGCGCAACGTCCGCGAGGCGGGCGGCCCGGGCACCCGGGTCGTGGTCATCGAGAACCTCGTCGACGACACCCCCTCGATGCGGTTCAGCACCGCGATGGACCTGCTGCTGCTCCTCAACGTCGGCGGGGCCAAGCACACCACCCGCAGCATGGTGGACCGGCTGACCGAGGCCGGCCTGGTCATCGACGACATCAGTCCCGTCAACCCGTACCTGCACGCGTTCGACTGCCACGTGGACGGCTGA
- a CDS encoding nitrous oxide reductase family maturation protein NosD: MKKCHIAYLACTAALLGTGLGAAAPDAGHRVHIVHPGESIQKAVDAARPGDTVLVAAGTYRQSVDISTPGLTLRGMGRGTVLRPAAGTATTAPAAGTGTAKPAPKPAKPSKPAKPAKPAKPAKAPKPARSASSCAASGNGICVTGTKDHNVDGVTLASLTVTGFTKNGVYATDADGLTVRRVTAVKNGVWGIATERSLHGEFRDNTARDNGDAGLFLANSVKEEMGATDTDGTVVEHNRLTGNRIGVTVRRLRNLTVADNLLTDNCAAVFVVGDENKPKAGFVTVTENRIEHNNKSCPKTARLDALQGSGIVLTGAEDSVITRNVIKDNAGKSPLSGGIVLFKSFVGTTSDRNRISDNLLRDNSPADLVNTDTGKGNAFEGNDCRSSKPAGLC; this comes from the coding sequence ATGAAGAAATGCCATATCGCGTATCTGGCCTGCACGGCCGCGCTCCTCGGGACGGGACTCGGCGCCGCCGCGCCGGACGCCGGACACCGGGTCCACATCGTCCACCCCGGCGAGTCGATCCAGAAGGCGGTGGACGCCGCGCGGCCGGGCGACACCGTCCTGGTGGCGGCCGGCACGTACCGCCAGAGCGTCGACATCAGCACGCCCGGACTCACCCTGCGCGGCATGGGCCGCGGCACGGTGCTCCGGCCCGCGGCAGGCACCGCCACCACCGCCCCGGCCGCCGGGACCGGCACCGCGAAGCCCGCCCCCAAACCGGCGAAGCCCTCCAAGCCGGCCAAGCCCGCCAAGCCCGCCAAGCCCGCCAAGGCTCCCAAGCCCGCCAGGTCCGCGAGCAGTTGTGCCGCGAGCGGCAACGGCATCTGCGTCACGGGCACGAAGGACCACAACGTCGACGGCGTCACCCTCGCGTCCCTGACGGTCACCGGCTTCACCAAGAACGGCGTCTACGCCACGGACGCCGACGGGCTGACCGTGCGCAGGGTCACCGCGGTGAAGAACGGCGTGTGGGGCATCGCCACGGAACGCTCCCTCCACGGCGAGTTCCGCGACAACACCGCCCGCGACAACGGTGACGCGGGGCTCTTCCTCGCCAACTCGGTCAAGGAGGAGATGGGCGCCACCGACACCGACGGCACGGTGGTCGAGCACAACCGGCTGACGGGCAACCGGATCGGCGTCACCGTGCGCAGGCTGCGCAACCTCACCGTCGCGGACAACCTCCTGACGGACAACTGCGCCGCGGTGTTCGTCGTCGGCGACGAGAACAAGCCGAAGGCCGGTTTCGTGACCGTGACCGAGAACCGCATCGAGCACAACAACAAGTCCTGCCCGAAGACGGCCCGGCTGGACGCCCTCCAGGGGTCCGGCATCGTCCTGACCGGCGCCGAGGACAGCGTGATCACCCGGAACGTGATCAAGGACAACGCCGGCAAGTCCCCGCTGTCCGGCGGCATCGTGCTGTTCAAGAGCTTCGTCGGCACGACCAGCGACCGGAACCGGATCAGCGACAACCTGCTGCGCGACAACTCCCCCGCCGACCTGGTCAACACGGACACCGGCAAGGGCAACGCCTTCGAGGGCAACGACTGCCGGTCGTCGAAGCCCGCGGGCCTGTGCTGA
- a CDS encoding nitrate- and nitrite sensing domain-containing protein codes for MPNNSTAVERRRTPLTGNWPVARRLRAVLLIPVLVALVLGGLRVKRSVDVWQDADDAVRVAELVRAANKYASDAINERDLSVVPLLTDAKGSDTVARARAVTDADARVFDAAVARMPQTSGLLRRVQLVRAGEAQLAAVRANAFTSRMTGVSTEESYHTVQHPLMELSNELGFGSSNQASFGRTLYAVSLTQAAESLIRSIGTHLLVEDRDRLAPGELAAQLASFRSYAYLEKVGLQEYAGAGTTEDMTRLRQALAAAEERGRQQSAQAEAQAEAAGRTFTAPPGMEEMITAIGDGTPVAELAARGITPESFFAASTLGFDAYRGIQVDLTDTALGNAHDIADRARRDAVVNAALVLASALVAFLLASWFARTMSTGMRRLSAAAIEIAGRRLPELIDQMSRTDPGEVDTRVAPIPIDTTDEIGEVARAFDLVHREAVRLAGEQARLRGNLNTVFINLSHRGQSLIERQLALITSLEDNETDPEQLENLFRLDHLATRVRRNGENLLVLGGEKPAQQWDQPLPLVDVVRAASSEVEQYERIRPAGLPEARIEGSVVPDLVHLLAELLENATVFSSPHSQVRVSAERLPDGQIMVEIHDEGIGLEPEDFAKINGKLADPPTVDVEIAQHMGLFVVGRLADRHGINVRLRPSGEESGTISLVMLPASVVRPPENALPDSDTLALALLRTVPGPRFAAALSGGEDPGDAFSGYEAWQDEPAGKRPGDQESPAAGKRPADEKSPAASPASGRARRTSRRAPRRDRRPRTG; via the coding sequence GTGCCGAACAACTCCACCGCGGTCGAGAGACGAAGAACGCCCCTCACCGGCAACTGGCCGGTGGCCAGACGGCTCCGGGCCGTCCTGCTGATCCCCGTGCTCGTCGCCCTCGTGCTCGGCGGCCTGCGGGTGAAACGCTCGGTCGACGTCTGGCAGGACGCCGACGACGCGGTCCGCGTCGCCGAACTGGTCCGGGCGGCGAACAAGTACGCGAGCGACGCGATCAACGAGCGCGACCTGTCGGTCGTCCCCCTGCTGACGGACGCCAAGGGGTCGGACACGGTCGCCCGGGCCCGGGCCGTCACCGACGCGGACGCCCGGGTGTTCGACGCGGCGGTCGCCCGTATGCCGCAGACCAGCGGCCTGCTGCGGCGCGTCCAGCTGGTCCGGGCGGGCGAGGCACAGCTCGCCGCCGTACGGGCCAACGCCTTCACCTCCCGGATGACCGGGGTGAGCACGGAGGAGAGCTACCACACGGTCCAGCACCCCCTGATGGAGCTCTCCAACGAACTGGGCTTCGGCAGCAGCAACCAGGCGAGCTTCGGCCGCACGCTCTACGCGGTGTCCCTGACGCAGGCGGCCGAGTCGCTGATCCGGTCCATCGGCACGCATCTGCTCGTGGAGGACCGCGACCGGCTGGCTCCCGGCGAGCTGGCCGCCCAGCTCGCCTCCTTCCGCTCGTACGCCTACCTGGAGAAGGTGGGACTCCAGGAGTACGCGGGCGCCGGCACCACCGAGGACATGACCAGGCTGCGGCAGGCACTGGCCGCCGCCGAGGAGCGGGGCAGGCAGCAGAGCGCGCAGGCCGAGGCGCAGGCCGAGGCGGCGGGACGCACGTTCACCGCCCCGCCCGGCATGGAGGAGATGATCACCGCGATCGGCGACGGCACACCGGTCGCGGAACTCGCCGCGCGGGGCATCACCCCCGAGTCCTTCTTCGCCGCCTCCACCCTGGGCTTCGACGCCTACCGGGGTATCCAGGTGGACCTCACCGACACCGCGCTCGGCAACGCCCACGACATCGCCGACCGGGCACGCCGGGACGCCGTCGTGAACGCGGCACTCGTCCTGGCCTCGGCACTCGTGGCCTTCCTGCTGGCCTCCTGGTTCGCCCGGACGATGAGCACCGGGATGCGCCGGCTCAGCGCCGCCGCCATCGAGATCGCGGGCCGCAGGCTGCCCGAGCTCATCGACCAGATGTCCCGGACCGACCCGGGCGAGGTGGACACCCGGGTCGCGCCGATCCCGATCGACACCACCGACGAGATCGGCGAGGTCGCCCGGGCCTTCGACCTCGTCCACCGCGAGGCCGTCCGGCTGGCCGGCGAGCAGGCGCGGCTGCGCGGCAACCTGAACACCGTCTTCATCAACCTCTCGCACCGCGGGCAGTCCCTGATCGAACGGCAGCTGGCCCTGATCACCAGCCTGGAGGACAACGAGACCGACCCCGAGCAGCTGGAGAACCTCTTCCGGCTGGACCACCTCGCCACCCGGGTCCGCCGCAACGGCGAGAACCTCCTGGTGCTCGGCGGCGAGAAGCCCGCCCAGCAGTGGGACCAGCCGCTGCCGCTGGTGGACGTCGTCCGTGCCGCCTCCTCGGAGGTGGAGCAGTACGAACGCATCCGGCCGGCCGGTCTGCCCGAGGCGCGGATCGAGGGCTCCGTCGTGCCCGACCTCGTGCACCTGCTCGCGGAACTGCTGGAGAACGCGACCGTGTTCTCGTCGCCGCACTCGCAGGTGCGGGTGAGCGCCGAGCGGCTCCCCGACGGCCAGATCATGGTCGAGATCCACGACGAGGGCATCGGCCTGGAGCCCGAGGACTTCGCGAAGATCAACGGCAAGCTCGCCGATCCGCCGACGGTGGACGTCGAGATCGCCCAGCACATGGGGCTGTTCGTGGTGGGCCGGCTCGCCGACCGGCACGGCATAAACGTCCGGCTGCGGCCCTCGGGCGAGGAGTCCGGCACCATCTCCCTCGTCATGCTGCCCGCTTCGGTGGTCCGGCCCCCGGAGAACGCGCTGCCCGACTCCGACACCCTGGCGCTGGCCCTGCTCAGGACCGTCCCCGGGCCCCGGTTCGCGGCCGCCCTGTCGGGCGGCGAGGACCCGGGGGACGCCTTCTCGGGGTACGAGGCATGGCAGGACGAGCCGGCGGGGAAGCGGCCGGGCGACCAGGAGTCACCGGCGGCGGGGAAGCGGCCGGCCGACGAAAAATCACCGGCCGCCTCGCCCGCGTCCGGCCGCGCGCGCAGGACGTCCCGGCGGGCGCCCCGGCGCGACCGCCGTCCCCGTACCGGCTGA
- a CDS encoding sugar ABC transporter permease: MVTGARAATRAVRSASTALRHRMSAGELGSLPVVLVLAVVWITFQSLNPNYLSPRNLSNLSVDIVGTGMIAVGIVFVLLLGELDLSVGSISGLAAAVFAVLNVNHGVPEWLALVIAVLAGTAAGTVQGYSIARTRVPAFVITLAGLLTWNGLMLAVLGDSGTLNLDEDGLVAKLTSYYFTDDAVAYALAAVAAGAVFLVSDHDRRRRRAIGMPHRSLRAIAVRSGSLAVIAFGAAYLLNRFQGLPLALLIFLVVVAGLDLLLRRTRYGRQVYALGGSVEAARRASLGVTWVQTAVLAASGTMAAVGGLFLASRITSVSQSSGSGVLLVNAIAAAVIGGTSLFGGRGTTWSAVLGMLVIQSIASGMAITDTPPAVQFIITGGVLFAAVVIDSLSRRSHEVHGRA, translated from the coding sequence GTGGTGACCGGCGCGCGGGCTGCCACCCGTGCCGTGCGGAGCGCGTCGACGGCCCTGCGGCACCGGATGAGCGCGGGCGAGCTGGGTTCGCTTCCCGTCGTCCTGGTCCTGGCGGTCGTCTGGATCACCTTCCAGTCCCTCAACCCGAACTACCTCTCGCCCCGCAACCTGTCCAACCTCAGCGTGGACATCGTGGGCACGGGGATGATCGCCGTCGGCATCGTCTTCGTCCTGCTGCTCGGCGAGCTCGATCTGTCCGTCGGCTCGATCAGCGGCCTCGCCGCGGCCGTCTTCGCCGTGCTGAACGTCAACCACGGGGTGCCGGAATGGCTGGCGCTCGTCATCGCGGTCCTGGCGGGCACCGCGGCGGGGACCGTCCAGGGCTACTCCATCGCGCGCACCCGGGTACCGGCGTTCGTGATCACCCTCGCCGGGCTGCTCACCTGGAACGGCCTCATGCTGGCCGTGCTCGGCGACAGCGGCACCCTCAACCTCGACGAGGACGGCCTGGTCGCCAAGCTGACGAGCTACTACTTCACCGACGACGCGGTGGCCTACGCCCTGGCGGCGGTCGCCGCGGGGGCGGTGTTCCTCGTCAGCGACCACGACCGCAGACGGCGAAGAGCCATCGGCATGCCGCACCGTTCGCTGCGGGCCATCGCCGTGCGCTCCGGGTCGCTCGCGGTGATCGCGTTCGGCGCCGCCTATCTCCTCAACCGGTTCCAGGGCCTGCCGCTCGCCCTGCTGATCTTCCTCGTGGTGGTGGCCGGCCTCGACCTCCTGCTGCGCCGCACCCGCTACGGACGGCAGGTCTACGCGCTCGGCGGCAGCGTCGAGGCGGCCCGGCGCGCCAGTCTCGGCGTGACGTGGGTGCAGACGGCGGTGCTCGCGGCCTCGGGCACGATGGCCGCCGTCGGAGGCCTGTTCCTGGCCTCGCGCATCACCTCGGTGAGCCAGAGCTCGGGGTCCGGCGTGCTGCTGGTCAACGCCATCGCGGCGGCCGTCATCGGCGGCACGAGCCTGTTCGGCGGGCGTGGCACGACCTGGTCGGCGGTGCTCGGCATGCTGGTCATCCAGTCGATCGCCTCGGGCATGGCGATCACGGACACTCCCCCGGCCGTGCAGTTCATCATCACCGGCGGGGTGCTCTTCGCCGCGGTCGTCATCGACTCGCTGTCCCGGCGCTCCCACGAGGTGCACGGACGGGCCTGA